In Candidatus Defluviilinea proxima, a single genomic region encodes these proteins:
- a CDS encoding MFS transporter — translation MEKKRVSSPTFIVVVFFFFVLLHQTDKLLIGSLQIPVSETFGLNDLQWGFINTGALIVGTIFYPIWGYLYDRYARAKLLGLASFIWGATTWLSSIVTSYPAFLVTRSSTGIDDSSYPGLYSLVADYFGPKMRGKIYGVLQLAQPIGYLLGMILALMVAPNLDGKLFHLEGWRTIFIGTGVLGLVMAALIYFGVKDVPRGQSEPEFENMEEMGQFRFNWDALKDVLKKKTMWFVFLQGFAGVFPWNVITFFFFGYLMTERGYDNNSVLLTMGPVVLILAGGYFVGGALGDWLFKRTLKGRIIISSVGVILGAIFLFFAMQTPIEDKTTFFILMSLTALFMPFSSPNVTSTVFDISLPEVRSSAQAVEYFIENSGAALAPTLAGAIAFSTGSKQFAITVVCISAWILCFFLYLGALYFVDGDIKSLRTQLAERAKAM, via the coding sequence ATGGAAAAAAAGCGCGTATCGTCCCCTACATTTATTGTTGTCGTGTTTTTCTTTTTCGTCCTTTTACATCAGACCGATAAACTGCTGATCGGTTCACTGCAGATCCCTGTTAGTGAAACATTTGGATTGAACGATTTGCAGTGGGGTTTTATCAATACCGGTGCGTTGATCGTAGGGACGATCTTCTATCCGATCTGGGGGTATCTGTATGATCGTTATGCGCGCGCTAAATTGTTGGGACTTGCTTCGTTTATCTGGGGCGCAACAACGTGGTTGAGTTCAATTGTTACATCCTATCCCGCTTTCTTGGTGACCCGTTCCTCCACCGGCATCGATGACTCGTCTTACCCTGGCCTGTACAGTTTGGTGGCTGATTATTTTGGCCCCAAAATGCGAGGGAAGATTTATGGTGTTTTGCAATTGGCACAGCCGATTGGCTATTTGCTCGGCATGATCCTTGCCTTGATGGTCGCGCCCAACCTGGACGGTAAACTGTTCCATTTGGAAGGTTGGCGCACGATCTTCATTGGGACAGGTGTGTTGGGACTCGTGATGGCGGCGCTGATCTACTTTGGCGTAAAGGATGTGCCGCGCGGTCAATCGGAACCGGAATTCGAGAACATGGAAGAGATGGGACAATTCCGCTTCAATTGGGATGCACTGAAGGATGTGCTGAAAAAGAAGACCATGTGGTTCGTTTTCTTGCAGGGATTTGCGGGAGTCTTTCCGTGGAATGTGATTACGTTCTTCTTCTTCGGTTATCTCATGACCGAACGTGGCTATGACAACAACTCTGTTCTGCTCACAATGGGACCGGTTGTGTTGATCCTCGCAGGCGGATACTTCGTCGGTGGTGCGCTCGGCGACTGGCTCTTCAAACGCACGCTCAAAGGTCGCATCATCATTTCCAGTGTGGGCGTGATCCTTGGCGCGATCTTTCTTTTCTTCGCCATGCAAACGCCGATTGAAGATAAAACCACTTTCTTCATTCTGATGAGTCTCACTGCGTTGTTCATGCCATTCTCCTCGCCCAATGTTACTTCCACAGTTTTTGATATCAGCCTGCCTGAGGTCCGCAGTTCGGCACAGGCGGTGGAATACTTTATTGAAAATAGCGGTGCGGCATTGGCTCCGACCCTGGCAGGTGCGATTGCCTTTTCAACGGGCAGTAAACAATTTGCGATTACGGTGGTTTGTATTTCGGCCTGGATCTTGTGTTTCTTCCTTTATCTCGGTGCGTTATATTTTGTAGATGGAGATATCAAGTCATTGCGGACCCAATTAGCGGAACGCGCAAAAGCAATGTGA
- a CDS encoding exonuclease SbcCD subunit D: MKLLHFADAHIDMANYGRHDPETGLPLRVLDFLKSLDTIVDAAIAEKVDMVIFAGDAYKDRSPAPTFQREWGKRIMKLSQAKIPTLLLVGNHDMSPATRRAHAIQEFKTLQVPFVQVLDEPSFLKPEQLWGLPVQVIAIPWITRSGLMAATGETNSTEAFAHIEENIGELIEGWLEEADLSLPVILTAHASIEGAKYGGERLVMLGNDLVLSGSLVKNPKFSYVAMGHIHKPQDVNKDQQPPVIYPGSIERVDFGEANEDRFYVMAHVEKGLDTKVEWRKLTETRPFIERRAVLTSGENVTAILKNALPKDMSEAIVKLVVEYPRELDTLIDESALRKHAEKAFEFHLVKRPQIESRVRIPEGQVVSSMSPLELLGQYFDSAKIEDADALQKLAQEIISEETIDG, encoded by the coding sequence ATGAAACTCCTCCACTTCGCTGACGCCCATATTGACATGGCCAACTACGGCCGCCACGATCCCGAAACTGGATTGCCTCTACGCGTCCTTGATTTTCTCAAGTCGTTGGATACGATTGTCGATGCGGCGATTGCTGAAAAAGTGGACATGGTCATCTTTGCAGGTGACGCTTACAAAGACCGCTCTCCTGCACCGACATTCCAACGCGAGTGGGGCAAGCGCATTATGAAACTCTCGCAGGCAAAGATACCAACTTTGCTTTTGGTTGGTAATCATGATATGTCGCCAGCTACGCGGCGTGCGCATGCGATCCAGGAGTTCAAGACACTACAAGTCCCATTTGTGCAGGTGTTGGATGAACCGTCTTTTTTGAAGCCCGAACAATTATGGGGATTGCCCGTCCAAGTGATTGCCATCCCGTGGATCACGCGCTCAGGTTTAATGGCCGCAACAGGAGAGACTAACTCCACTGAAGCGTTTGCGCATATTGAAGAGAATATCGGCGAGTTGATCGAAGGCTGGTTGGAAGAAGCGGACCTGTCATTGCCGGTGATTCTTACCGCGCATGCGTCCATTGAAGGCGCGAAGTATGGCGGCGAGCGACTCGTGATGCTGGGCAATGACCTCGTGCTTTCAGGAAGTTTGGTGAAGAACCCGAAGTTCAGCTACGTAGCAATGGGACACATCCACAAGCCACAGGATGTGAATAAGGATCAACAACCGCCCGTCATTTATCCCGGCTCCATCGAACGTGTGGACTTTGGCGAAGCGAATGAAGACCGCTTCTATGTCATGGCTCATGTGGAAAAAGGCCTGGATACAAAAGTTGAGTGGAGAAAGCTCACAGAGACGCGTCCGTTCATTGAGCGCAGAGCAGTTCTAACGTCCGGCGAGAACGTGACCGCGATCTTGAAAAATGCGTTGCCCAAAGATATGTCCGAAGCGATTGTCAAGCTCGTGGTGGAATATCCAAGAGAATTGGATACTTTGATCGATGAATCTGCGTTGCGCAAACATGCTGAGAAGGCATTTGAGTTTCATCTGGTTAAACGTCCGCAGATCGAATCGCGTGTTCGTATTCCCGAGGGGCAGGTGGTCAGTAGTATGAGTCCGCTTGAATTATTGGGACAGTATTTTGACTCGGCAAAGATCGAAGATGCCGATGCCTTGCAAAAACTCGCGCAGGAAATTATTTCGGAAGAAACAATTGATGGATAA
- a CDS encoding C39 family peptidase: protein MQKYFNRKWLIPIVVLLGIGVFFLPPVYSRVMPRIDSLRSSIKYWIKPPDEAVFQPSGVSPTETVVSGTSPTQTPLPTLTKTPTPKAGPTLMPTVTSTPLPASVMLTGFKYVDQRNRWNYCGPANLSMALSYLDWKGDRDVIAKAIKPGIPDPKLDFIQQGRSDVNVMPYELVDFVNDETEFRALSRLGGNIDLAKNLLAAGFPFIAEKGYYEKDYAGKVAWLGHYQFVTGYDDERGEVVVQDTWNDGPNFHIKYEEFMAPEAWLSFNNIFIVVYAPEREAELLQVLGPYADSTWASQTALKVANERIKNTSGIDQFFAWFAKGTSHVDLFEYVDAATAYDQAFAIYNSLGKDDVQRPYRMMWYQTGPYKAYFYSTRYQDVINLANVTLTETIAKPTLEESLYWRGRAYYMIGDTKSAIDDFRETLRLHPNWPSGLQALQDLGVQP from the coding sequence ATGCAAAAATACTTTAACCGTAAGTGGCTAATTCCCATTGTTGTGCTATTGGGCATTGGCGTCTTTTTTCTTCCCCCTGTGTATTCACGCGTTATGCCGCGCATCGATAGTTTGCGGTCGAGCATCAAATATTGGATCAAGCCTCCCGACGAGGCTGTCTTTCAACCTTCGGGCGTATCTCCCACCGAAACAGTTGTCAGTGGGACATCTCCGACTCAAACGCCTTTGCCTACGCTCACGAAGACTCCAACTCCCAAAGCCGGTCCTACGCTGATGCCAACGGTCACATCTACGCCTTTGCCTGCTTCGGTTATGCTGACAGGTTTCAAATACGTTGACCAACGCAATCGCTGGAATTATTGCGGCCCTGCCAACTTGAGTATGGCGCTCAGTTATCTCGACTGGAAAGGCGATCGCGATGTGATCGCCAAAGCCATCAAACCCGGTATCCCAGACCCCAAACTGGACTTCATCCAACAGGGACGAAGCGATGTCAATGTGATGCCGTATGAGTTGGTGGATTTCGTCAATGACGAAACCGAATTCCGTGCATTGTCGCGGCTGGGTGGCAATATTGATCTGGCGAAGAATCTTCTTGCGGCTGGCTTCCCTTTCATTGCCGAAAAAGGTTATTACGAAAAAGACTACGCCGGTAAAGTAGCCTGGCTCGGACATTATCAATTTGTCACTGGGTATGATGATGAGCGCGGCGAAGTGGTCGTGCAAGATACGTGGAACGACGGTCCCAACTTCCACATCAAATATGAAGAGTTCATGGCACCAGAAGCATGGCTCTCTTTCAATAATATTTTCATCGTAGTCTATGCCCCCGAACGGGAAGCAGAACTCTTGCAAGTTCTCGGCCCCTATGCCGATTCGACCTGGGCCTCGCAAACTGCGCTCAAGGTTGCCAATGAGCGGATCAAGAACACCAGCGGCATTGACCAGTTCTTCGCATGGTTCGCCAAAGGGACAAGCCATGTGGACCTATTTGAATACGTGGATGCGGCCACAGCCTATGATCAGGCCTTTGCCATTTACAACTCTCTTGGCAAGGATGATGTCCAACGCCCGTACCGTATGATGTGGTACCAGACAGGCCCCTATAAAGCATATTTCTATTCCACCCGCTATCAAGATGTGATCAACCTCGCGAATGTCACATTAACAGAGACCATCGCCAAGCCAACTCTTGAGGAAAGTCTCTATTGGCGCGGGCGTGCCTACTACATGATCGGCGATACCAAGTCTGCGATAGACGACTTCCGCGAAACGCTCCGCCTCCATCCCAATTGGCCGTCTGGGTTACAGGCGTTGCAAGATTTGGGAGTTCAACCGTAG
- a CDS encoding FAD:protein FMN transferase has translation MLAVVDGESAPPTLSHVPNWFEEWEQSLSRFRYDSELTRLNQIHEQPVRVSKTLWDVFQSARKAEELTDGLVTPTLLDAIIEAGYDRPFDILPHLSSPTIASALTISPPLKAIAFDESTRTITLPFGMGLDFGGVAKGWAAHQAMQRLQAEGVALSESKGPTLIDAGGDIAISGPRADGSPWPVGIADPFRAGENIEVLHLKSCGVATSGKDRRRWLRDSIFQHHIIDPSTSQPAETDLLTVTVIAPTVMEAEAAAKAAFILGSRAGLEWIEAHPAYAGAFILDNGEMLYSQTMEQYLQ, from the coding sequence ATGTTGGCGGTCGTGGATGGCGAGTCCGCGCCCCCAACGCTTTCGCATGTGCCCAACTGGTTTGAAGAATGGGAGCAATCTCTCAGCCGCTTTCGCTACGATAGCGAACTCACACGGCTGAATCAAATTCACGAGCAACCTGTCCGTGTGAGCAAAACACTGTGGGATGTGTTCCAATCCGCGCGCAAAGCCGAAGAGTTGACGGATGGACTCGTCACGCCAACCTTGCTAGATGCGATCATCGAGGCAGGGTATGACCGTCCATTTGATATATTGCCGCATCTCTCTTCACCGACAATTGCTTCAGCGTTGACAATTTCTCCTCCGCTGAAAGCGATTGCCTTCGATGAATCCACGCGGACGATCACCCTGCCATTCGGCATGGGACTCGACTTCGGTGGCGTGGCAAAGGGATGGGCGGCGCATCAAGCCATGCAACGGCTGCAAGCCGAAGGCGTTGCCCTGAGCGAGTCGAAGGGTCCAACATTGATCGATGCAGGCGGCGACATTGCCATCAGCGGTCCACGTGCTGATGGGAGTCCGTGGCCGGTCGGCATTGCCGATCCATTCCGCGCGGGTGAGAATATCGAAGTGTTGCATCTCAAATCATGTGGTGTCGCTACATCAGGCAAAGACCGCCGCCGCTGGTTGCGCGACAGCATCTTTCAACATCACATCATTGACCCATCCACCAGCCAGCCTGCTGAAACGGATTTATTAACCGTCACAGTCATTGCGCCCACCGTAATGGAAGCCGAAGCCGCCGCGAAAGCCGCGTTCATCCTTGGCAGTCGCGCTGGCTTGGAATGGATCGAGGCACACCCTGCGTATGCAGGTGCCTTCATTCTCGATAACGGTGAAATGCTATACAGCCAAACCATGGAACAGTATTTACAGTAA
- a CDS encoding alcohol dehydrogenase catalytic domain-containing protein yields the protein MNALWLENNQISLRDIPQPRKTNEALIKIRKAGVCSTDLELVKGYYPYTGVLGHEFVGDVIEADDPSWIGQRVVGEINAVCNQCEQCLNGRPTHCESRTVLGIVNRDGTFAEYTTLPFENLHIVPASVPDEMAVFTEPLAAALEIQQQIQVKPTDRVLLVGAGRLGQLIAQTLALTGCGLHVVARHKYQQDLLKARGIRIISEEEIQRWRWDIVVEATGSPSGFSLARQAIRPRGTLVLKSTYKGEMNVNFSSIVVDEINIVGSRCGPFAPALRLMESKQVDPTVLIDSEFSLGDALKAFEHAAETGVLKVLVQP from the coding sequence ATGAATGCACTCTGGCTTGAAAATAATCAAATTTCTTTGCGAGATATCCCACAACCACGAAAAACCAATGAAGCGTTGATCAAGATCCGCAAGGCCGGTGTTTGCAGTACAGACCTGGAACTTGTCAAAGGATATTATCCCTACACCGGCGTTCTCGGACATGAGTTTGTCGGCGATGTCATCGAAGCAGATGATCCTTCGTGGATCGGTCAACGTGTAGTGGGAGAGATCAATGCGGTCTGCAATCAATGTGAACAATGCTTGAATGGACGTCCCACCCACTGTGAGAGTCGCACTGTATTGGGAATCGTCAATCGCGATGGGACGTTCGCCGAATACACAACTCTTCCGTTCGAGAACCTGCACATTGTCCCCGCTTCTGTGCCGGACGAGATGGCTGTGTTCACCGAACCCCTCGCCGCCGCACTGGAAATTCAACAGCAGATACAGGTCAAACCGACAGATCGAGTCTTACTCGTCGGTGCAGGGCGGCTCGGTCAACTCATCGCCCAAACATTGGCATTGACTGGCTGTGGTTTGCACGTAGTTGCACGGCATAAGTATCAACAAGATTTATTGAAAGCTCGCGGGATCCGAATCATTTCTGAGGAAGAGATACAGCGCTGGAGATGGGATATCGTGGTGGAAGCGACCGGGTCACCGAGTGGCTTTTCTTTAGCGAGGCAGGCCATTCGTCCGCGCGGAACGCTGGTTTTAAAGTCCACGTATAAAGGCGAGATGAACGTCAATTTTTCATCCATCGTCGTGGACGAGATCAACATCGTCGGGTCACGTTGTGGTCCATTTGCCCCAGCATTGCGGTTGATGGAATCCAAACAAGTGGATCCAACTGTTTTGATCGATTCAGAATTTTCACTGGGAGATGCATTAAAAGCATTTGAGCACGCGGCAGAAACCGGCGTGCTCAAGGTGTTAGTGCAACCGTAA
- a CDS encoding GAF domain-containing protein — MAEVKTQTLDGYLRLIEIARDLASTLDLDTLLNDIVHASADITHAEAASILLYDDTARQLYFQVATNIDEPTMRGLIVPLEKSIAGWIVTNRQSVRIDDAHKDTRFFSDVEQSIGYATKSLLGIPLITKNKVVGVLEVVNKKRGRFTDPDESMLTVLGAQAAVAIENARLFQQSDLIAEFVHELRTPLASLSTATYLLLRPEMSREQRDQIVNNIHNETLRLNSLASSFLDLARLESGRVQFRKTRFSSADLIYETRDVMMSKAQEMSVQVRVDVPSDMPLMEADRDKVKQVLLNLLSNAVKYNRPNGSVIIAGNFTDDEISIGIQDTGLGIPEDSLPHLFQKFYRVREHEGKASGTGLGLSICKQIVQGHNGRIEVKSKMGVGTSFTIFFPRAPRTLPKANV; from the coding sequence ATGGCTGAAGTAAAAACCCAAACCCTTGATGGTTATCTGCGCTTGATCGAGATTGCCCGCGATCTTGCATCTACCCTCGACCTCGACACCCTCTTGAATGATATCGTGCACGCCTCGGCGGATATTACGCATGCAGAGGCCGCTTCTATTCTCCTCTATGACGACACTGCGCGTCAACTCTACTTTCAGGTTGCCACGAACATCGACGAACCTACCATGCGCGGACTCATTGTCCCGCTCGAAAAGAGCATTGCAGGCTGGATCGTCACCAACCGCCAATCCGTCCGCATTGACGATGCGCACAAAGACACGCGTTTCTTCAGCGATGTGGAACAGAGCATTGGATATGCCACCAAGTCATTGTTGGGCATTCCGCTTATTACAAAGAACAAAGTGGTGGGTGTGTTGGAAGTGGTCAACAAAAAGCGTGGACGTTTCACCGACCCCGACGAGTCCATGCTCACGGTGTTAGGCGCGCAAGCCGCAGTTGCCATCGAGAATGCTCGCTTGTTCCAACAATCAGACTTGATCGCTGAGTTTGTGCATGAACTTCGCACGCCATTGGCATCGCTCAGCACGGCCACCTATCTGTTGCTCCGCCCCGAAATGTCTCGTGAGCAACGCGACCAAATCGTCAACAATATTCATAATGAGACCTTGCGCTTGAATTCGTTGGCATCATCATTCCTTGATCTGGCCCGTCTCGAATCAGGACGCGTGCAGTTCCGCAAGACACGTTTCAGCTCAGCGGACCTGATCTATGAAACCCGCGATGTGATGATGTCGAAAGCACAAGAGATGAGCGTTCAAGTCCGCGTGGATGTTCCCTCTGATATGCCGTTGATGGAAGCCGACCGTGACAAGGTCAAGCAGGTATTGCTCAACTTGTTGAGCAACGCTGTCAAATATAACCGCCCGAACGGTTCGGTGATCATCGCTGGTAATTTTACAGATGATGAGATCTCGATTGGTATTCAGGATACCGGTTTGGGAATTCCAGAAGATTCTCTTCCTCACCTTTTCCAAAAGTTCTATCGTGTGCGCGAACACGAAGGCAAAGCCTCTGGTACCGGGCTGGGACTTTCCATCTGCAAACAGATCGTTCAAGGCCATAACGGACGTATCGAAGTGAAAAGCAAAATGGGTGTGGGCACTTCCTTTACCATCTTCTTCCCACGTGCCCCGCGCACTTTACCCAAAGCGAACGTTTAA
- a CDS encoding NAD-dependent deacylase, whose amino-acid sequence MTSSSEARQNALEDAAELFRRSKRMVVLTGAGISTPSGIPDFRSEGTGLWSRDEPMEVASLSTFRTHPERFFLWFRPLAGRIFNAQPNAAHFAFSELEKAGFPQTIVTQNIDFLHQKAGSKHVIEMHGTLKTSSCTSCYKRFESQICIQPFIDHGTIPVCPNCNGILKPDVILFGEQLPQTAWFEAQSAARQCDLMVVAGSSLEVLPVAGLPMQAVDRGAHLIVINNSPTYINVRADVVIMDDVATILPELVKRALHG is encoded by the coding sequence ATGACCTCCTCGTCTGAAGCAAGACAGAATGCGCTTGAAGATGCGGCAGAGTTGTTCCGCAGATCCAAGCGTATGGTCGTGTTGACCGGGGCAGGTATTTCCACTCCATCAGGCATACCAGACTTCCGTTCAGAAGGGACAGGCTTGTGGTCCCGTGATGAACCGATGGAGGTGGCTTCCCTCAGTACGTTCCGCACACATCCCGAAAGATTTTTTCTCTGGTTCCGCCCATTGGCGGGACGGATCTTTAATGCACAACCCAACGCCGCACATTTTGCCTTCTCTGAATTAGAGAAGGCTGGTTTTCCTCAAACCATTGTTACGCAGAACATAGACTTCCTGCATCAGAAGGCAGGGTCGAAACATGTGATCGAGATGCACGGTACATTGAAAACAAGTTCATGCACGAGTTGTTATAAACGATTTGAGTCACAAATTTGTATTCAACCCTTTATCGATCATGGGACCATACCGGTATGCCCGAATTGCAATGGAATTTTGAAACCGGATGTGATATTGTTTGGGGAACAATTGCCGCAAACCGCATGGTTCGAAGCACAAAGTGCGGCGCGTCAATGTGACCTTATGGTTGTTGCTGGTTCATCATTGGAGGTTTTGCCTGTGGCTGGCCTGCCCATGCAGGCTGTTGACCGTGGCGCACACCTGATCGTTATCAATAACTCGCCCACGTATATTAATGTAAGAGCTGATGTCGTCATTATGGACGATGTCGCCACCATATTACCTGAATTAGTGAAGAGAGCGTTACATGGCTGA
- a CDS encoding response regulator codes for MADKILIVDDDLDTLRLVGLMLQRQGYQISAATNGQQGLDKAFEEDPDLILLDVMMPDMDGYEVTRRLRQNPATSETPIMMFTAKSQLDDKVIGFEVGVNDYLTKPTHPSELQARVKTLLARAGDKKEKAAATPVANQGYVIAVLSARGGLGTTAMAANLAAGLLNKTRSEVIVAEMLPGQGALALELGLTPTKGLVDLLSLSKASELTIDRTREALTHHPSGLKVLVSSDRPRDMHLVSQISNYEMLVSRLAGLARFTILDLGMGIQPFATKILPLCNEVLIMLEGVPNTIIHTKALIEDIVLLGVNKRNVNVVLNNRVRSDTQLPSSQVQSKLDHEIVGTLTPAPELFVQAARMQTPAILCQPESLTARQIGKLVDFVSEREALPR; via the coding sequence ATGGCTGATAAGATCCTCATTGTAGACGACGACCTTGATACCCTTCGTTTGGTGGGCCTGATGCTTCAACGTCAGGGCTATCAGATCAGTGCGGCTACCAACGGCCAGCAGGGGTTGGATAAGGCGTTCGAAGAAGACCCGGACCTGATCCTACTCGATGTAATGATGCCCGATATGGACGGCTACGAAGTAACGCGTCGCCTGCGCCAGAATCCCGCTACTTCTGAAACACCGATCATGATGTTTACCGCCAAATCACAGCTTGATGATAAAGTGATTGGCTTTGAAGTGGGCGTAAACGATTATCTGACCAAACCGACACATCCCTCTGAATTACAGGCACGTGTAAAGACATTGTTGGCTCGCGCCGGTGATAAGAAAGAAAAGGCCGCGGCCACGCCTGTGGCCAATCAGGGATATGTGATTGCAGTGTTGAGCGCCCGTGGTGGTTTGGGGACCACTGCCATGGCGGCGAACCTGGCGGCCGGTCTGCTCAACAAGACTCGCAGTGAAGTGATCGTGGCTGAGATGCTTCCCGGCCAGGGCGCTTTGGCACTGGAGTTGGGTCTTACGCCTACCAAGGGGTTGGTCGATTTATTGAGCCTTTCAAAGGCCAGTGAATTGACAATTGACCGTACGCGTGAAGCACTGACGCATCATCCCTCAGGATTAAAGGTCTTGGTTTCCTCCGACCGTCCGCGGGATATGCATTTAGTCAGCCAGATCTCAAATTACGAAATGTTGGTTTCCAGACTTGCTGGGCTTGCCCGCTTTACAATTCTGGATCTTGGTATGGGCATTCAACCCTTCGCTACAAAGATCCTTCCGTTGTGCAATGAAGTGTTGATTATGCTTGAAGGTGTTCCAAATACGATCATCCATACAAAGGCGTTGATCGAAGATATTGTTTTATTGGGGGTCAATAAGCGGAATGTCAATGTGGTGTTGAACAATCGTGTCCGTTCGGATACGCAACTTCCTTCCAGCCAGGTGCAAAGCAAACTCGATCATGAGATCGTGGGCACGTTGACCCCTGCGCCGGAACTTTTTGTGCAAGCCGCACGTATGCAAACCCCTGCGATCCTGTGTCAGCCCGAAAGCCTGACGGCGCGCCAGATCGGCAAGCTTGTTGATTTTGTATCGGAGCGCGAAGCATTGCCTCGATGA
- a CDS encoding TIR domain-containing protein codes for MTRIFISYRRQDSGTFTGRIHDQLKASFGVSNVFRDVYNIPAGSDFRSVLSKEVGKCDIFLAIIGPHWVNITDSSGNRRLDEPNDFVRIEVESALKNPKTLVVPVLVDNASMPTAEELPANLKELAYRNAVKVRTDPDFPHDMEVLVRQLKHSKPRPISHALWPVLVAILLLFAGLVLFPGFKNVLTAIPAITDKATAIEPLLFTATAQAKNTLEIVETATPASLVEHVGDGEILVVVAQIEQTGSENRDITRTIINDLGQRFEVELPMANIQNIRIREYKDVIKSKEEASQIAEQTQAVILIWGDYDNDAARITVQLGSLASRPDLLIDREILDRTVTVRVKMIDEHEETLAYPVLTILSFLHSSENNFVETIRLFMAFDLLDAVSPEMTGNTVAAHVHKASQAFLSEKEYAIAETEQAIKLDANNPLLYMFRALLCQETGDFLQSNLDLDFALLRAPKGWIMPYHIKGAESLILNDPQKGIEAYSNIIEVKPNDWLPYNQRGYLYMLAGQYELALGNIEKSTQIYELARQDIKKSIELEPDAEWPYMWATLIALRQGV; via the coding sequence ATGACACGTATTTTTATATCTTACAGACGGCAGGATAGTGGCACTTTTACTGGAAGGATCCACGATCAATTAAAAGCTAGTTTTGGGGTAAGTAACGTTTTTCGCGATGTATACAACATTCCCGCCGGGAGTGATTTCCGGTCTGTATTAAGCAAAGAAGTTGGCAAATGTGACATCTTCCTCGCCATCATCGGCCCCCATTGGGTAAATATCACTGATTCATCAGGCAATCGCCGATTAGACGAACCAAACGATTTTGTTCGCATTGAGGTTGAATCGGCATTAAAGAATCCAAAAACTCTTGTTGTCCCAGTTTTAGTAGATAATGCCAGCATGCCCACAGCGGAGGAATTGCCAGCAAACCTGAAAGAATTGGCTTATCGAAACGCTGTAAAAGTACGGACAGACCCTGATTTTCCACATGACATGGAAGTGCTTGTCCGCCAATTGAAACATTCGAAACCTCGACCAATCTCGCATGCTCTTTGGCCGGTGCTAGTTGCTATTTTGTTACTCTTTGCAGGATTGGTTTTGTTTCCGGGCTTTAAAAATGTACTTACAGCCATTCCCGCTATAACAGATAAAGCAACCGCGATTGAACCACTTTTGTTCACGGCGACAGCACAGGCTAAAAACACTCTTGAAATCGTAGAGACAGCAACTCCCGCCTCGCTGGTTGAGCATGTTGGGGATGGTGAGATACTAGTGGTAGTTGCACAAATTGAACAGACTGGCTCTGAAAATAGAGATATAACCCGTACAATAATAAACGATCTGGGTCAGCGCTTTGAAGTTGAACTTCCTATGGCAAATATCCAGAATATCCGTATTCGGGAATACAAGGATGTCATTAAATCCAAGGAAGAAGCATCGCAAATTGCCGAGCAAACCCAGGCAGTCATTTTGATCTGGGGTGATTACGACAACGATGCAGCAAGAATAACTGTGCAATTGGGATCATTGGCATCCCGTCCCGATCTGCTCATTGACCGCGAAATACTCGACCGTACAGTCACGGTTCGGGTAAAAATGATAGACGAGCACGAGGAGACCCTGGCTTACCCGGTTTTGACCATTCTCTCTTTTTTGCACAGTTCTGAGAACAACTTCGTAGAGACGATTCGGTTGTTCATGGCATTTGATTTATTGGATGCAGTCAGCCCGGAAATGACCGGGAATACGGTCGCTGCACACGTTCACAAGGCATCACAAGCGTTCCTCTCGGAAAAGGAATATGCGATAGCGGAGACCGAACAGGCAATCAAATTGGATGCAAATAATCCCTTGCTTTACATGTTCCGCGCGTTGTTGTGTCAGGAAACAGGTGATTTTCTCCAAAGCAATCTAGATCTGGATTTCGCGTTGCTACGGGCTCCTAAAGGTTGGATCATGCCCTACCATATCAAGGGGGCAGAAAGTTTGATACTGAATGACCCCCAAAAAGGCATAGAAGCCTATTCAAACATAATCGAAGTAAAACCCAACGATTGGCTTCCCTACAATCAACGAGGTTATTTATACATGCTGGCAGGGCAATATGAACTGGCTTTGGGGAATATTGAAAAATCCACCCAAATATATGAACTAGCGCGGCAGGATATCAAAAAATCTATTGAACTGGAACCCGATGCAGAATGGCCTTACATGTGGGCAACATTGATCGCACTGCGACAGGGCGTGTAA